ATACCAAGAAATACTTTGCAGAGCTAGGGTCTTTCACTGGAAGAGGCTTGGCTATTGGATCTCAGTCTCTTCGGAGTAAGCATTGACCGGAGAGCCGTATGCGGGAGATCCGCACGTACGGTTCGGAAGGAGGGGAGGCTCCGCAAGGAGCTTTCCCTACCCTTATCCAGGGCTGATAATTAGCAGTACTCGCCTGTGTGGCAGCACAAGAAAAGCCCCAAGTTCTTGTGAACTTGGGGCTTTAGGAAGGGCAATGAGTGAGTTTACTCTGGGAGCTGAGCGCTATCCGCGAGTACGCTGACTACATTGTCGTTCACTTCAACAAAGCCGCCTTCGAGCTTGATGCTCTTGCGTTGGCCGTTGACATCATATTGCAGGGCACCAACGGCAATGCCGGAGATGAGTGCTGCGTGATTGTCGAGTACACCAAAATCCCCGTCGAGTCCTGGGAGGCGGACTGAATCGACAGTACCTTCGAAAACGAGACGTGCGGGAGTGATGATTTTAAGTTGAAATGACATGATTAACCTTCGAGAGTTTTAGCTTTCTCAAGTACTTCGTTGATACCACCAACGAGGTAGAATGCTTGCTCAGGAACATCGTCATGCTTACCTTCGAGTACTTCTTTGAAGGACTGGACAGTGTCTTCCAATGCAACGTATTTACCTTTAAGACCGGTAAAGATTTCTGCTACGTGGAAAGGCTGTGAAAGGAACTTCTGAATCTTACGAGCACGTTCTACAGTGAGACGGTCTTCTTCAGAGAGTTCATCCATACCGAGAATCGCAATGATATCCTGAAGCTCTTTGTACTTCTGGAGGATCATTTTAACGTCAGTCGCAACTTGGTACTGTTCATCACCAACAACTTCAGGAGCCAAGATGGTCGAAGAAGAAGTGAGTGGGTCTACCGCAGGGTAGATACCGAGCTGTGAAAGAGGACGTGAGAGTTCAGTAGTTGCATCCAAGTGAGCAAATGTTGTTGCAGGAGCCGGGTCAGTGTAGTCATCCGCAGGTACGTATACAGCTTGTACAGATGTAATAGAACCGTCTTTAGTTGATGTAATACGTTCCTGGAGTTCACCCATCTCAACCGCTAATGTAGGCTGGTAACCTACCGCAGAAGGAATACGACCGAGAAGTGCAGATACTTCGGCACCGGCCTGTGTGAAACGGAAGATATTATCAACGAAGAGGAGTACGTCACGCTTTTTCACGTCACGGAAGTATTCCGCCATTGTGAGTGCAGACAGAGCTACACGAGCACGAGCTCCGGGAGGTTCATTCATCTGACCGTATACGAGAACAGTTTTCTCGAGTACGCCAGCTTCAGCCATTTCTTCGTAGAGGTCTGTACCTTCACGAGTACGCTCACCTACACCAGCGAATACGGAGTTACCACCGAATTCCTGTGCGATATTATTGATGAGCTCCTGGATAAGAACTGTTTTACCTACACCAGCACCACCAAAGAGACCAATTTTACCACCCTTACGATAAGGAGCGAGGAGGTCAATACTTTGATACCAGTAACAAGTACTTCTGTACCCGTGTCCTGATCAGCAAAAGCGGGAGCTTCACGGTGAATTTCCCACTCGTCGCTAGATTCTACGACTGGTTTATTATCGATTGGGTCACCGAGGAGGTTCATGGCACGGCCAAGAACTTCATCACCAACGGGAACTTTAAGGCCCGCGCCAGTGTCGGTAACAACAGCACCACGGTGAAGACCCTCAGTAGAGTCCAAAGCGATGGTACGAACGACGCCTTCACCCAAGTGCTGGGCTACTTCGAGAACTAAGTTGCCCTCTTGGTCGTTAATTGAAGGGTTAGTCACTTTCAAAGCGTTGAAGATACCCGGGATAGTTCCACCGGAAAATTCAACGTCGATCACGGCACCCATGATCTGAAGGACTTTGCCTGTTGTTGATTCTGACATAATAGTTATCCTATTTTAAACTTTCAGCGCCGGCAACGATCTCGGTCAATTCAGTCGTAATGGCTGCTTGACGTGCACGGTTGCGCAGAACAGTGTATTTCTGTATGAGGTCTTTCGCGTTGGTCGAGGCAGCATCCATAGCAGCCATTCGCGCAGCGTGTTCACCAGCGGCATTTTCCAGAAAAGCTTTGAAAACTTGGAAGTTTACGGTCTTTGGAAGCAGATAGCTCAGGAGTTCTGCTTGGCCAGGTTCGTAAATGTAGTCCGTTGCGTTCTCGGTGGACTCAGTTTCTTCCGCAGCAGCGCCACTCACAGGGAGTAGAGTTGTGAGGGTAGGAATCTGAGAAAGAGCAGAAACGAAGTTGTTGTTGGCAATAATGACTTGGTCATAGTCGCCGTCAATAAAGAGTTTCTGAACTTTATCACCGATTTCGCGAGCGGTATCAAATTCTGGATTAGAAGTCTTGTCGTCGTAGTTGGCAATTACATTGTTTTCCTTGCGGATGGCATTGTAACCGCGCTTACCGCAAGTGATGAAATCAATTGTTTCATACTTGTCGGCCTTATCGCGACGGAAGTTTTCTACGAATTTGATAAGGTTATTATTAAAACCAGCACAGAGACCTTTGTCTGATGTGAAAGTAATGACGAGAACCTTTTTTACTTCGGAAGTTTTCATAAGGGGATGAGAAAGCTCACCACCAGAGGCAGCTAAGCCAGCAATAACCTGGTTTAGCTGATCTGAATAGAGTTTTGAGCTGCCCTGAGCATCTTGAGCTTTACGGTACTTAGCCGTGGAGACCATGTTCATGGTCTTCGTTACTTTGGCTGTGTTGCCTAAGCTCGCGATTTTTACGTTGTATTCTTTTTGACTGGGCATAGTTCTATCCGCTTATTTACAGTGAGCTACTGAAGCTTTCTGTAGTAGATTTAACAATGTCTGTCATTTCGGCGATAAGATCTTTCGAGAAGTCATCATTAGTAACTTCAACAGCGAACTTGTCGCTGAAATCTTTATAGCGTGTTGACAGGGCTTCGTTGAGCTCAGCAGTATAGCTAACAACTTTGTCTACTGGGATATCGTTGAGGTAACCATTGGTACCTGCATAGATGAGACATACTTGTTCAGCCACTGATTGAGGCTCGTTGATACCTTGCTTACATACTTCCATCAAACGTTGGCCTTTCTCGAGCTGAGCACGAGTCGCAGGGTCTAAGTCAGAAGCGAACTGGGAGAATGCCGCGAGTTCGCGGTACTGAGCCAAGTCAAGACGGAGTGTACCGGCTGTCTTCTTCATAGATTTAGTTTGAGCGGCACCACCAACACGTGATACAGAGAGACCCGCGTTAATTGCAGGACGCTGACCAGCGTTGAAGAGGTCAGATTCAAGGAAAATCTGGCCATCTGTAATCGAAATTACGTTTGTGGGGATATAAGCAGATACATCGTTCGCTTGAGTCTCAATAATTGGAAGTGCCGTAATAGAACCAGCACCTTCAGACTCTGAAAGCTTAACAGAACGTTCGAGCAAACGTGAGTGAGTATAGAATACGTCACCTGGGAAAGCTTCACGTCCTGGAGGACGACGGAGAAGGAGTGAGAGCTGACGGTAAGCTTGTGACTGTTTAGTCAAATCATCATAAACGATGAGTGCGTGGCCGCCTGCAACGCCTTCAGTACCACCGAAAGTCGGTGATCCGAGGTAGCAGTAGTGTTCTGCCATCGCTGTACCTGAGTACGGAGCGAGGAACTGCATAGGAGCAGGGTCAGAAGCAGTAGCTGCAATAATAGTTGTGTATTCAAGAGCACCGTGCTGCTTAAGAGTCTCTGCGATTTGAACCACAGTAGAACGCTTTTGGCCGATAGCTACGTAGAAACACTGAACGCCTTTACCTTTTTGGTTAATGATCGTATCAACGGCAAGAGTTGTCTTACCAGTTTTACGGTCACCAATGATCAACTCACGCTGACCACGACCTACAGGGGTGAGGGCGTCAATAACTTTAACACCAGTTTGGAGTGGCTCATGAACGGATTTACGCTCCATGATACCAGGTGCTTTAAATTCAATTGGACGAGAATTTTCAGTGCTGATTGGGCCTTTGCCGTCGATTGGGTTACCCAATGCGTCAACAACACGACCGAGGAGTGCATCACCAGTTGGGACAGATGCGATTGTATTGGTACGTTTTACTTCCATACCTTCACAGATCGATTTGTCTTCACCAAAGATCGCAACACCAACATTGTCTTCTTCGAGGTTCATCGCTAGACCCTGGAGTCCACAAGCGAACTCAACGAGTTCACCAGCCATGACATTCTCGAGACCGTAAACGCGGGCGATACCATCACCAACGCTTAGGACTTTGCCAGTTTCGTAAGTTTGAGCACCCGCTTCAAAAGCAGCGAACTGCTCTTTGAGGATGGCTGAAACTT
The Lentisphaera araneosa HTCC2155 genome window above contains:
- the atpC gene encoding ATP synthase F1 subunit epsilon is translated as MSFQLKIITPARLVFEGTVDSVRLPGLDGDFGVLDNHAALISGIAVGALQYDVNGQRKSIKLEGGFVEVNDNVVSVLADSAQLPE
- the atpG gene encoding ATP synthase F1 subunit gamma — translated: MPSQKEYNVKIASLGNTAKVTKTMNMVSTAKYRKAQDAQGSSKLYSDQLNQVIAGLAASGGELSHPLMKTSEVKKVLVITFTSDKGLCAGFNNNLIKFVENFRRDKADKYETIDFITCGKRGYNAIRKENNVIANYDDKTSNPEFDTAREIGDKVQKLFIDGDYDQVIIANNNFVSALSQIPTLTTLLPVSGAAAEETESTENATDYIYEPGQAELLSYLLPKTVNFQVFKAFLENAAGEHAARMAAMDAASTNAKDLIQKYTVLRNRARQAAITTELTEIVAGAESLK
- the atpA gene encoding F0F1 ATP synthase subunit alpha, which translates into the protein MATDIKPEEVSAILKEQFAAFEAGAQTYETGKVLSVGDGIARVYGLENVMAGELVEFACGLQGLAMNLEEDNVGVAIFGEDKSICEGMEVKRTNTIASVPTGDALLGRVVDALGNPIDGKGPISTENSRPIEFKAPGIMERKSVHEPLQTGVKVIDALTPVGRGQRELIIGDRKTGKTTLAVDTIINQKGKGVQCFYVAIGQKRSTVVQIAETLKQHGALEYTTIIAATASDPAPMQFLAPYSGTAMAEHYCYLGSPTFGGTEGVAGGHALIVYDDLTKQSQAYRQLSLLLRRPPGREAFPGDVFYTHSRLLERSVKLSESEGAGSITALPIIETQANDVSAYIPTNVISITDGQIFLESDLFNAGQRPAINAGLSVSRVGGAAQTKSMKKTAGTLRLDLAQYRELAAFSQFASDLDPATRAQLEKGQRLMEVCKQGINEPQSVAEQVCLIYAGTNGYLNDIPVDKVVSYTAELNEALSTRYKDFSDKFAVEVTNDDFSKDLIAEMTDIVKSTTESFSSSL